One Cohnella candidum genomic region harbors:
- a CDS encoding dihydrofolate reductase family protein, with translation MSAGLIDECHLLLNPIVLGGGKRALPDNLRMRLELLGERRLRSGIIHLHYRVIV, from the coding sequence ATGAGCGCGGGTCTGATCGACGAGTGTCATCTGCTTCTTAATCCTATCGTCTTGGGTGGAGGCAAGCGGGCATTGCCGGATAACCTCCGCATGCGGCTCGAGCTGCTCGGTGAGCGCCGTCTCCGAAGCGGCATCATTCATCTTCACTACCGCGTGATCGTCTAA
- a CDS encoding glycosyltransferase family 2 protein, with amino-acid sequence MAHFISRKYGVSIVTCTNRPEFFTNLLKNYKNQRYRNKELIIVLNNDSMHLDDYRDKVAQYPNVSVYQLPESVSLGRCLNHGIAHAKLPLIAKFDDDDYYSPYYLLEQVKALVRKRSDVVGKHACLVYVAAKKKLIIRSPSQKNKFLTFVQGGTILFRMRVFKKVRFANRTVGEDVKFLRSCRKKGFKVYATSPFNYVYIRRKNKKSHTWKANDRFYLAGSRHVAKTQQFRRIAIRKM; translated from the coding sequence TTGGCTCATTTTATCAGCAGGAAGTACGGAGTTTCAATCGTCACTTGCACGAACCGCCCCGAGTTTTTTACGAACCTTCTGAAAAACTATAAAAATCAACGCTATAGGAATAAAGAACTGATCATCGTTTTAAATAACGATAGTATGCACTTGGACGATTACCGCGATAAGGTTGCACAGTATCCGAACGTTTCCGTCTATCAGTTACCCGAGAGCGTGTCTCTGGGCCGCTGCTTGAATCATGGAATCGCCCATGCCAAGCTTCCTCTCATCGCCAAATTCGATGACGACGATTATTATTCGCCGTATTATTTGTTGGAGCAAGTGAAGGCTCTTGTTCGCAAACGCAGCGACGTTGTCGGCAAACACGCATGTCTCGTCTACGTTGCCGCCAAAAAAAAGCTGATCATCCGGTCTCCCAGCCAAAAAAATAAATTCCTGACGTTTGTGCAAGGCGGAACGATATTGTTCAGGATGCGCGTTTTTAAAAAAGTGCGCTTTGCGAATCGTACGGTAGGCGAAGATGTGAAATTTTTGAGATCGTGCAGAAAAAAGGGCTTTAAAGTGTACGCCACCTCCCCTTTTAACTACGTCTACATCCGCAGAAAAAACAAGAAGAGCCATACATGGAAAGCCAATGATCGTTTCTACCTGGCAGGAAGCAGGCACGTAGCGAAAACACAACAATTCCGTAGAATCGCGATTCGGAAAATGTAA